DNA sequence from the Candidatus Cloacimonadota bacterium genome:
TTTGAAGAATTTACAACTTCCGGTCCTGCAGTTGCCGGACAAAATATCGATCTGAACATTAGTCTTCATAATTTTGGCTCGCAAGCTGCAAGCGGTGTTACAGCAACTTTGAGTACTTTGAACTCGAATGTTAACATTATTTCTGATACAGCTGATTATGGTGACATAACGTCAGGAAGTAGCGTGATCGGTGATTTCGAGATCGCTATTCTTCCAAATTGTCCCGATAACACAGTTATCGAATTTGATCTGGCAATTTCTACCGGATCAACAGCTAAATTCGAATTAGTTGTCAGCAGCCTGTCTCTGGAAGCCGGCGAAGTAATAGTAATGGATGATAACGGAATATTGGAACCAAATGAAACCAGTGATTTAAGTGTGGAAATTACAAATGCTGGCAGCTTCGATGTAAATTCTTTGAACCTGGAACTTGTTTCTCTTGTTTCAGATGCGGTTATAACATCAGCCAATGCGACAATAAATTCTTTAACGATGAATTCATCGGAAGAAGTAACCTTTACCGTGGAACTGAGCGAAACTTGTTATGTAGGAAAAAATCTTCCTTTCCGTATCGATGTTATTGATGCTGATGATCAGGAAACTTCTGTTTTCTTCAATCTGGAAGCTGGAATCGTCATCAACACAGCTCCTACCGGTCCCGATGAATACGGTTATTATGCTTATGACAGTCGAGATCTTATCTATACTGAAGCACCGGAATATGAATGGATAGAGATCGATCCTTTGGAAGGCGGTGCTGGTGAAGTGGAAGAATTGGGCGATGACCGATCCTTCACCATTCCAATGCCTTTTGATTTTCCATATTATGGCGAAGTAACAGACAGCATAACGGTTTGTACAAACGGCTGGATTTCGATGCAGCCAACCTGGGAAACATATTTCCGCAACTGGAATATTCCTTCTGCTTTGGGCCCTTACGGTGGAATTTATCCATTCTGGGATGACCTGATCGGAGAAGAAGTTGAACCGGAATTACATGCAGATATGAGGATCTGCTATTACAACGATGCAGCAAATAATAGATTTATAGTAGAATGGAATAAATGTGTAAATCGATATGACAATGTAACACCGGAAAAATTCCAGATCGTGCTTTATGATCCCCAATATTATCCAACTTCTACAGGTGATGGTGAAATCCAGTTTAATTATCAGATGGTGGGAAATGTAGATTTCACTAATAATTTTGCTACGATCGGAATTGAAAATTTTGAACAGGATGGTGGTTTGCTGCTTTCTTATGCAAATCAATATCCAAATAGTATTACAGTTCCGGAAGCGCAATATTCTATAAAAATAACAACAGATTCTCCAGATTATATTCCGCTTGCAGTTCCCAATGCAGATTTCTCTACAGAGAACCCCGGTGGCATTTATCCTCTGGAAGTACAATTCATAAATGAAACCGATCTGATGTTCCCGGCAAATACATATCTCTGGGAATTCGGTGATGGTGAAAGTTCAACGGAGATCAATCCAACTCATATTTATGAAGAGATCGGAAGTTATGATGTAAGCCTGACGGTAACCAACAGCGAAGGTTCTAACACAGAATTGAAAGAAGGATTTATCACAGTGGCAGCTCCTGAAGCTCCGGTTGTGTCATTTACTGCCGACTCCTTTGGCGGAATCGTGCCGGTTACTGTGAACTTCGATAATACAACGACACCGGAAGGTGCTGTGAATGAATATCTGTGGTATTTTGGTGATGGAGAAACATCAACTGATATCGAGCCAGTTCACACCTACGAAACAGCAGGATTTTACAGCGTATCTCTGGTTGCAACAAACGATGTGGGAACAGATTCAGTCTTTGTGGAAAATTTCATTACCGTGATGGATGAAACAGTTTCAATCTGGCCCGGAGATACAGATAATAATGGAATCGTGGAAATGAGCGATATCCTGCCGATCGGAATTTACTGGCGTGAACACGGTGATGAAAGACAGAACATCAATTTCAGCTGGGCTGCTCAGGCTTATCCTGAAGACTGGGATATTGAATTAGCTCCTTTTGCTGATTGCAACGGTGATGGAGAAGTGGATATTGCTGATGTTCTGGGAATTTGCCTGAATTGGGAAATGACTCATGATGGAGCTATGATGAATCCTCCTGATCCGGGAAATCTGGAATTATATCGAGATAATTTTACACAGATTTATTCTGGATTAGGAAATTCAGGACGGGAACTGGAACTTAAAAACTTCCTGGCGCAACAATTTGATTTCCCGATCGTACAACCGGAAATTTCTAATCTGCTGAAACAGAATTATCCTAATCCTTTCAATCCGACCACAAATATTGCTTACGATATTCAAGAATCAGGTAAGGTGAAAATTTCTATTTTCAACATTAAAGGACAACTTGTGAGAACTTTGGTTAACGATACAAAACCTGCCGGCACACATTCAGTTGATTGGCATGGTAAAGACAATGCGGGAAGAAATGTTTCCAGTGGATTGTATTTCTATCGCCTGAGCAAAGAAAATAAAATAATTGATACGAAAAAAATGTTATTACTGAAATAGCATTCAAATAATTGGGAGTAATAATGAAAAGGTTTTTTCTGATAGTGCTTTTAGTGTTGGGAATGTTCATCATTTCCTGCGACCTTTTTGAAAATGAAGATAACGAAAATGAAGAGCTCAGCATCGAGATTTCTCCGGAAGAATCCACGATTGCAGTAGGTGAAGAACTGATTTTGGAAGTGGAACTGGAAGACGCAGATGATCTTTTTGCCATGTCGGTGGAGATCGTTTTCGATGCTGCGGTACTGACATTGCCAGATAATCCGCTGATCATCGGCGAAGATTGGGGAAACGATTACATCAGCACTTACGTGAGTGAAATAGATAGAATTAATGTAGCTATCGGGCTGATAAATAATGGTGATGAGGATGAGCTAGAAGGCGAAGTTGAGCTTTTCCAATTCAAACTTGTCGGTGTTGCCGAAGGCCAGACGATGGTGAATATTCACAACTTGAATTTGTATGATGAAGATGGTGATCTTGTGGAAGATTTTGATGAGATCGAGATCGAAAATGCTGTGGTGATAGTTGAGTAGATTGGAATAGAAATTTATGCTTGGATTAATTATTGGATTGCTATTGCTGATAGCATTTGGATCTTTTGAATATTATCGAAATAAATATTACCGTAAAATGATCCCGACGATTATTCATGTGAACGGAACTCGCGGAAAATCCAGTGTAACGCGTCTGATAGCAGCTGGACTTAGAGCGGGCGAAAAACATGTGATGGCAAAAACCACAGGATCAGCTCCGGTTTTTATTTTTGAAAATGGTTCTGAAACGCCGATCACTCGGCATTTCGGGGCGAATATTGCCGAACAACCCAAGATCATTCGTTTTGCTGCTCGTAGAAAAGCTGAGATCCTGGTGATGGAATGCATGGCTGTAACACCCGAATATCAATGGGTTACAGAACACAAGATCATCAATAGCGACATCTGCGTGATCACCAATTCCCGACCGGATCATCTGGATGTGATGGGACCGGGAATCAGGAATGTAACTTTATCACTTTGCAACACATTACCGCCAAACGGAAAAGGTTACACAGCTGAACGTAAAATGTTTCCACTTATGAAAAAACAGGCGGATAAAACCAAAACAACATTGCTTCAAACAGACGATTCAACTGTTTCTGATGATGAGATGCGCGATTTCAATCATGTGGAACATAAAGAAAATGTGGCTTTAGCACTCAAGGTTTGTGAAGATCTGGGTGTGGAGCGGAAAAAAGCACTAAAAAAAATGTATGAAGCCATTCCCGATGTGGGAGCAACTGAAGTTTTCCACAGAAAAGTGGACGGAAAAACAGTATATTTTTCTCACTCGTTTGCTGCGAACGATCCTGAATCTACGGAAGTGCTGGTAAAACACATTATCGAACTTTATTCCAACATCAAATCTGTGGGAATCGTTCTCAGTACGCGGCAGGATAGAATGTTCCGTTCCAAACAGCTGATCGAAATGCTGGATAAAATAGATTATTCCAAGCTGTTTTTGATCGGACAGCAAACTGCCAGCGTTTTTGCTTATGGACAGAAAAATAATATTCCTGCTAAAAAGATGGAAGATTGCGGCTGGGTGAGTGGTGATGATCTGATGAAACACGTAAAGAAGCTTCCCGATAAAGAAATACTCTTGATAGGGATCGGAAATATCCATGGAAATGGTGGTATAATTGTAGATTATTTCAAAGAAAGGAAAAAATAGATATGTTCGAAATTGCGATTGGATTAGGCGTATTAATGAGTTTGTTCTTCCTGGAAACTTTTGGCGCTGCAGCAGGAGGAATCGTGGTGGCTGGTTATGTGGCGATGTATCTGCATCAACCCATCACTATTCTGGCTACACTTTCCATAAGTGTGCTCGTTTATCTTAT
Encoded proteins:
- a CDS encoding PKD domain-containing protein, whose product is MKRTYFLLTILMISTFIFSDVEFTSTNDKVTLSYQKERGQQQEARLDKLLAIPSENAEVVVTNCEVEVYDADGKLIETKRISGQNFARITESFIMRDLYGHQLQIDLEKKEGDTVTRIKNIDLEVQAVNRTEIPQKISKAFLPVYREIVDNFDGSYLRNLEVQESKMLIVAHSDLLQTVQFFTAWKNAKGIDTEVILKEDAGTTNAEIKNYISDIYQTEEFPPDYLVIIGDINGPFAVPSFFINSGTEDDVTDHPYTLMEGDDYFPEMIVGRMSVDSNNELQTIVSKVYNYEKTPYMGNTDWFEKALLVAGNFSDSPPPPTTPVKVTMWLRDKMYDYGYDEITELYYWPPNYNVYPGTSQIISAINDGVGIVTYRGWGDANGWHYPRFHVDDMNGVSNGYYLPVVTSIVCNTGDFANANADPCFGENWLTMGSPSSPAGGVVFVGPSDLHTRTKYNNAIFAGFYQGLLDEEIHSFGSAVLRGKYELWANYPFNRESGDYVEFYYNVYNILGDPSIDVWTKVPQQINISLPDEISLGTNYLEVNAADLEGAVITAIKDDEVFAVENIVAGSALLYFNMQTTGNLTVTVTKPNYHPLIQEIEVVNQNIDIGFEEFTTSGPAVAGQNIDLNISLHNFGSQAASGVTATLSTLNSNVNIISDTADYGDITSGSSVIGDFEIAILPNCPDNTVIEFDLAISTGSTAKFELVVSSLSLEAGEVIVMDDNGILEPNETSDLSVEITNAGSFDVNSLNLELVSLVSDAVITSANATINSLTMNSSEEVTFTVELSETCYVGKNLPFRIDVIDADDQETSVFFNLEAGIVINTAPTGPDEYGYYAYDSRDLIYTEAPEYEWIEIDPLEGGAGEVEELGDDRSFTIPMPFDFPYYGEVTDSITVCTNGWISMQPTWETYFRNWNIPSALGPYGGIYPFWDDLIGEEVEPELHADMRICYYNDAANNRFIVEWNKCVNRYDNVTPEKFQIVLYDPQYYPTSTGDGEIQFNYQMVGNVDFTNNFATIGIENFEQDGGLLLSYANQYPNSITVPEAQYSIKITTDSPDYIPLAVPNADFSTENPGGIYPLEVQFINETDLMFPANTYLWEFGDGESSTEINPTHIYEEIGSYDVSLTVTNSEGSNTELKEGFITVAAPEAPVVSFTADSFGGIVPVTVNFDNTTTPEGAVNEYLWYFGDGETSTDIEPVHTYETAGFYSVSLVATNDVGTDSVFVENFITVMDETVSIWPGDTDNNGIVEMSDILPIGIYWREHGDERQNINFSWAAQAYPEDWDIELAPFADCNGDGEVDIADVLGICLNWEMTHDGAMMNPPDPGNLELYRDNFTQIYSGLGNSGRELELKNFLAQQFDFPIVQPEISNLLKQNYPNPFNPTTNIAYDIQESGKVKISIFNIKGQLVRTLVNDTKPAGTHSVDWHGKDNAGRNVSSGLYFYRLSKENKIIDTKKMLLLK
- the pgsB gene encoding poly-gamma-glutamate synthase PgsB, whose product is MLGLIIGLLLLIAFGSFEYYRNKYYRKMIPTIIHVNGTRGKSSVTRLIAAGLRAGEKHVMAKTTGSAPVFIFENGSETPITRHFGANIAEQPKIIRFAARRKAEILVMECMAVTPEYQWVTEHKIINSDICVITNSRPDHLDVMGPGIRNVTLSLCNTLPPNGKGYTAERKMFPLMKKQADKTKTTLLQTDDSTVSDDEMRDFNHVEHKENVALALKVCEDLGVERKKALKKMYEAIPDVGATEVFHRKVDGKTVYFSHSFAANDPESTEVLVKHIIELYSNIKSVGIVLSTRQDRMFRSKQLIEMLDKIDYSKLFLIGQQTASVFAYGQKNNIPAKKMEDCGWVSGDDLMKHVKKLPDKEILLIGIGNIHGNGGIIVDYFKERKK